GGGGATGTGGATTGTGTGGAGCTCGCAGAGCGCTTTGGCACCCCCCTGTATGTGAGTAATGAGCAGCGTATAAGGCAGAACATCCGCACCATACAGAGGGCATTTCCAGAGGCACATTTGCTGTATGCTGTAAAGGCCAACGGCAACCTTGCCATCTTGCGGATTGTGGCTCAGGAGGGGATGGGGGCAGACGTGTTTTCGGCAGGGGAGCTGTATCTGGCGCTGCTCGCCCGCATCCCGAGGGAGAAAATACTGTTCAATGGCAACTCCAAGAGCGACCATGACCTGTTGGCAGCGGTGGAGAGCGGTGTGATGGTCTCCGTGGACTCGGAGATGGAGGCAGAGCGCCTCTCCAGCATAGCACACGAGCATGGCAGCGAGGTCAGGATTGCGTTTCGTGTGAATCCCGACATCTCCCCCATGACCCATCCCAACATTGCCACTGGCCTCAGAAGCTCCAAGTTTGGCATACCCCATGAGCACGTGAGAAGGGCATACGAGCTTGCCCAGTCCCTTCCTGGCATCGTTCCCGTGGGCATCCACTGTCACATAGGCTCGCAGATACTGTCCACCGAGCCCTTTGCTGAGGCTGTGCGGAGGATGATGACCCTCGTGGAGCAGGTGGGTGAGCTGGGAATCGAGCTCGAGTTCGTGGACATCGGTTCTGGACTTGGCATTCCATATGACAAGCGGGTACCTGCCCCCTCACCATCTGACCTCGCACGTGCCGTGCTCCCCATCTTTAGGGAGGAGTGCGAGCGTCTTGGCATCTCGCCCACCCTGTGCCTTGAGCCAGGAAGATATGTGGTGGCAGACTCCACAGTGCTGCTTGTGCGTGTGAACACTATAAAGCATGCCCATGCCAGCTTCGTGGCCGTGGATGCGGGCTTCAACCTGCTGGTGAGGCCCGTTATGTACGATGCATATCATCACGTGGTGGTGGCCAACAAGGCGGACGCACCAGCAGCACAAAAGTACACAATCGTGGGACCGATATGTGAAAGCGGCGATATACTGGCAAAGGACAGGTGGCTGCCCGCCATCGAGAGAGGGGACGTGCTCGCAGTGCTGGATACCGGAGCATACGGTTTTTCGATGAGCTCTCAGTACAACGGACGTCCGAGATGCGCGGAGGTCCTCGTGAGCAATGGCAGGGCTGAGCTGATACGAAGGGCGGAGGGTGTGGACGATCTGCTCGCAAACCAGCTCCTGCCAGAGCGGCTGTTGTAGGATGTGGCATGTGGCAGCTCACACCATCACTGCATGGGGGTTTTCAGATGGTTGCCGCTGATTATGAGGAGATCAGAAAGACGTGGAGGCACTACAACAGGCTCGCTTTCCTGTATGACCTGGACGATGTGCTGTGGCTGGGTATAAAGCAGTACTACCGCAAGCGCCTCCTCTCCCTCACTGGACTTGGAAGAGACGCGAGGGTGCTCGATATCAGCACGGGAACGGGGAGAAACGCCAAGCTGCTCTCAAGGTACGTGGAGGATGGCTGTGTGGTGGGGCTTGATGTGTCCAGAGCAACCCTTCGTATCAACGCCATGAGAAACAGGGGGCAGCACAGGCTCTCCTTAGTGCAGGGCATGGCCCAGAGGATGCCCTTTGCCGATGGGGCGTTCGATGCCGTGTTCTGCACATATGGAATGGACACAGTGGACGCACCGGAGGTGGTGCTCGCCGAGGCATTGAGGGTGCTCAAGGTCGGGGGGACGATGAGCTTCGTGCATCTTAAGCGAACGAAGAGATACCTCGACCCCATGGGACTGTTTAGCAGGTTCTACTCGTGGGCATGGAGGGCGAGGGGAGCCGACCTGCTGCCCCACATACTGGAGAGGGGATGCGAGGTGCTGTTCTACAGGGATTTTCAGATAGCAGAGGCGGTGGTGGCAAGGAAGACAGCACAGCCTCCCAAAGCAGCTAATAAGCGCAATCTTTAAATACAATGACCACCCACAAACAAATAAGTTTTATTTAACACAAAAAAATTTTCTAAAGCCATGGGACACCGCCGACCCTTGGCGGTTTTCCCCTCCTCCTACTCCTTACTCCTAAAACCTCTTCCCCCTCACCCTTCCGATATCAAAGGATGCGGTCTTGGCTATGTGCATCACTGCAAACGTTCCAGCCTGTATGGGGTCAGTGACCACGAGGTCTGCGTGCTCGGGAACGCTCCCAGCCATGTTGAGGGCTATCACGGGTATTCCCTCTTCCTTGAGCTTCTCCACCTCCTCGGTAATCTTACCACCCATGAGAGAGCCAGCGAGCACGAGCACCTGAGCCCTGTGAAGCCGCGAGACTGCTCCCACGGCGTCTGCAATTGCCTCCTCTCCCACGAGCGGGATGGTGTCCACACTGATTCTTTCACCCCTTATGTTGTGCCTGTCTGCCTCGGTCACTGCTCCCAGTGCAACCTGCGCCACGAGTGCCCCCCCTCCTATGATGATGACTCTGCCGCCATATATCTGCTCGAGAGGAGCGTGTAGTGATACCTCCTCTATGGTGGGCAGTCTTTTTAGCTCCTCCACCAGCTGCTCTGGATGGGCTATTCCCTCGACTTCCATATAGATGTCGGCCTTTCCCCTGTGCTTGCCCCTGTCGATGATGAACTGCTGGGTATAGGTGATGTTTCCACCATGCTCGAATATGGCAGACGTGATGTTTCTGAGCAGACCCTTTTCATCACGGCTCAGTATGTTGATTGCCATCCTATCTACCATCTTCTTACCTCACTTCTCCTTGCGAAGCGAGGGGGAGAGGTCACTTGCTCTAAAAACGCCACCTCAGCCACCTATCGCCACGCTCATTATCTGTATTCGTGTTTAAGTGTGTTTTGATTTGTCTGCACATCGCATCTGCCAGCCTTATGGGGGCTGGAAGCTTGTGGCCATCGAGCATCTCGAGGCAGAGTGCCAGAGCCCTCTCGTGGGTCGTCCTGTGTCCAGCCGCCACCACGATGGGTTTGCATCTCGCCTTCGTGAGCACGAGATGGCCCACCACCTTCCCCCCGTAAAGTAGGGGGTGGGATTGTCTCACTCTTGTGGGGGTGCGTGCCGTACCACACAGCACTTTTTTGGTGATTCCGATGGTGGGCAGGTCGAGAAGCACACCAAGATGGGATGCGAGACCTGCCATGCGGGGGTGGTTCACTCCAGCACCATCCACGAACAGCACGTCTGGGACAGCCTCGAGCGAGCGGACTGCCCTCGCACACGCCCTGCACTCCCTGAAGGCGAGAAATGTGGGCACGTAGGGGTACTCTGTGGGAGCCATCGCCCATGCACTCTCCACCACCTTAAATGTGCGGGCATCGAGCACCACGCATGCAGCCACCGTGTTGTACGACGTGTATGCACAGTCAACTCCGCCCACCCTCCTCACCTCCCCGAGCTCATCATCGAGCCTCACGTGCTCCCTTACCAGCCTCTGTGCCTTCAGCATGGACTCTTTGCTTTTCGAGGATGGGAGCAGCACATCTTCATCCATCGCCCATCCCTCCAAGAGGCTTGGATAGCACGATTGTGTGCACATCTCTTGCCCTGTGGTGCTCCATAATCCTCTCTATGGTGTACCCCCTTCGAAGGTATAAGGTGAGCGCCCGCTCGTTGGTGGACCATGTGCACACCCATGCGCTCCTCACCCCCATCTCATACAGCCTTTGCTCCAGCGAGTCCAGCATGCACCCCCCAATTCCCTTGCCCTGTGCATGGGGCACAACACACAGCATGTTGATGTATGCACCTTCCCGTCCATTCTTCCCGAGTGTGTATCCTGCCACCCCCACGCACTTTCCATCCTCCTCAAAGAGCAGATAGCCAGAGTTCTCGTCGTTTAGCACTTCCATCACTCTTTCCTCGATGCCCCGTCTTCGGCTGGAGAGGGGTGGAAAGAACAGATCATCCGCGCATTTTAGCACCTCCACGATTGCCTCGAGGTCCCTATGTTCAGCCCACCGCATCATCCACATCCCTTAGCCTGCCGTAATCCAGCACTGTATACACTGGGTATGTCTCGGCCTCAATGCCCCCCTCCTTGAGGGCTGCACCCACATTGACTCCGGCATATATGGGCAGTGCGACCTTGCGCGCCCTCACGGGCACCCTCAGATAGGGTTTTCCACTCTCACTATAGCCCACAACACCCCCGATGCCGATTCTCTGTGCCTTGGCGAGCACCGCTTTCGTCTTTTCAACACTGGTGCACAGCACCTCCCTGACGTTTGCGAGCACTATCCCATTGCCGTCGAGTGCCGAGAGCACCGACGTGGTGTGCCTTGCAAGAAACACCCTCATGGGGTCTATGGATACCCCTCCATAGCCTATAAGCTCCACGAACGCTTGGGGCTCTCCATCTCTGACGTACAGCGTGCCAGCATACTGAGTGTCCACAGGAATGCCGTGCTTGGTCAGTATTCCATCCACAGTCATGCTGCACACGGTGAGCAAGGCCACATTGCCAGGCGGAACGTGCACGACCTCGGAGTCTTCATCCTCTATCCCAACCCGCCTGCACACAACAAACCCGCTCGAGCACACCCTTCGAATCAAGTCCCACGCTCGCTCAAAAGCCTCCTTGGGGATGTAGGTGACGTTGACCACACTATCTCCCCTTCCGGAGTCGATGTCGATGTTGGTCATGTACACCTTTTCCTCTATTCTCGAGAGCGTGAGGCTCACTCTGTGGACTGCCAGAGCCTCCTCGAGCTCTCGTATCCCTCGTGAGGTTATTGTCCTGCCCGTATGTCCCACCTTTCTCGTGAGTCCCATCTCGTCCAGCAGTCTCAGGTAGTATCCCACACCCCGCTCGGTAATCTCGTACCCCCTCTCCCTGAGCTTATCCGCTATCTTTCCAGCACCCACAGAGCCACTGCTCTCTCTGATTATGTGCAGTATCTCGAGCACCTTTTTTTGCACGTGTGGGTCAGTGGATATCATCGCCGATGGCACACCTCACTATGGGGCTCGCATCAATGCATCAATATACGACACCTCATACACAACACTTTTATATCAAGATACGCATTCAACCCCAACTTGAAGGCTCGCACTGGGTGAACACATGGTCACGGTTTATGACGTTCCAGCGGGAAAGCTCATAGAGGCCCTCGCAAAGAAGCTGAAGGAGGGCGAGTTCGGGGAGGCTGGATATAGGATAGAGCCTCCCGAGTGGGCAGCGTATGTGAAGACAGGGGTGCATAGGGAGTTCTCCCCCCACGACCCAGACTGGTGGTACGTTAGATGTGCCTCACTGCTGAGGAGGCTGTACGTGGATGGACAGGTGGGTGTGTCTCGGCTGAGGACGTACTATGGAGGAAGGCACAGGCGGGGGGTGCGTCCCCCGAAGTTTGCGAAAGGAAGCGGCTCGGTGATAAGGCATGCCCTCCAGCAGCTCGAGGCAGCGGGACTGGTCGTCAGCACCGAGCGCGGAAGGGCAATAAGCCCGAAGGGGAGGTCCCTTCTGGACAACGTTGCCTACGAGGTCATGCAGGAAATACTGGTCGAAAGGTCGGAGCTAAAGAGGTACTGCTGAGGTGGAATATGGGGGACGATGAACTCGAGGAGCTGAAAAGAAGGCGGCTTGCCCAGCTTCAGGAGCAGCAGATGCGGGAGCAGATGGCTGCCGCACGGGAGGAGCAGCTACGTGCTGAGGTGGAGGCACGCAAGCAAGCCATTTTGCGCACGATACTCACACCAGAGGCAAGGGAGAGGCTGAGCACACTCAGGCTCACGAGGCCAGAGCTCGTCGCCCAGCTTGAGGCACAGCTGGTGGCGCTCGCCCAGAGTGGCAGGATTCAGGCAAAGCTCACCGACAAGCAGATTAAGGCACTGCTGCTCCAGCTCCAGCCCAAAAAGCGAGAGTTCAGGATAACGAGAAAGTGATGCAGGTAGCCGTGCTGTTCAGCGGGGGCAAGGACAGCTCCCTCGCTGGGCTCATGCTCTCACACCTGCTCGATGTGGAGCTGATAACGGTGAGCTTTGGGGTATGTGATGCATGGGTGCATGCGAGGGACAGTGCTCGCGCGCTTGGGATGAGCCACAGGGTGGTGAACCTTCCGAGCGATGTTGTGGAGGAAGCAGCACAGATGTGTCTCGAGGACGGCCATCCCAGCAGGGCGATTCAGCACATCCATGTGCGCTCCATAGAGCTGCTCTCGTCGCTGGGCGTCACACGCATAGCAGATGGCACACGGAGGGACGACAGGGTGCCCAAGCTCACGATATCGGAGGCGAGGAGCTTGGAGGACAGGCTCGGCATCCAGTATATGTGCCCTCTCTGGGGGATTGGAAGCTCCACGATAAATGAGCTTGCCCGCACACTCTTCGAGTTCGAGCAGGGCGAGAGTCCACAGGTGCGCAAGGCCGATTACGAGGTGGAGCTGCGTGCCATGGTGGAGGAGATGGGAGGCCCCTCTGCCGTGGGAAGGATATTCCCCCAGCACCACGTGCAATCACATGTGATAGGAATGAGAAAGGGAGGAATTGAATGAGCAAGGTCACGAAGGGTGTAAAGCTCAGGCTGGCAAAGGCTGCTAAGCAGAACTCGAGAGTGCCAGTGTGGGTGATCCTCAGGACAAACCGCAGGGTTCGCACCCATCCAAAGCGCAGGCACTGGAGAAGAACGACCCTCGACAAGTGAGGTGGGAGCATGGCAGAGGACGAGAGAGTGTACACGATTCCGCTGAGGGATGCCAAGAAGGCGCCCAGATGGAAGAGGGCGAACAGGGCGATAAAGGAGATTTACCTGTTTCTCTCAAGACATACCAAGACTCCTCTGGAGCACATAAGGCTCGACCCCAGCATAAATCACAGGGTGTGGGAACGCGGAATCCAAAAACCCCCATCCAGAATAAGGGTGAGGGCAGTCAAGTTCGAGGACGGCACCCTCGAGGCCGAGCTTGCAGAGTAAAGGTATGCTCATGGATGAGAGGGCACTTGAGGCCAGAAGGCTATCTCTGGAGGGCAGCTCCAACATAGGGGTGTTTGCAAGATGCACCGAGGAGTATGTCCTCGTGTGCCCCTCCCCGAGGGCGGTGGTGCACAAGCTTGAGCAGAGGCTGGGTGTGAAGGTGGTGGAGATTACGCTTGGCTCCAGCGTGGTGGTGGGCTCACTTGCATGTGCCAACTCCTCTGGGATTGTGCTCACTCGCTTTGCATCAGACGAGGAGGTGGCCATGCTGGAGAGAGCCACGGGGTGTGCTGTACAGCGCCTGCACGATAGGATGACGGCATGCGGCAACATCGTGCTTGCCAACGACCACGGTGCCCTCGTTCACCCAGAGCTATCCGACACCTCCATCGAGCTCATAGAGGAGACGCTCGGCGTCAGGGTGGTGAGGGGCACCGTTGGCGGGCTGTTCACGGTGGGAATGGCGGCAGTTGCCACCAACGAGGGCGCACTCGTCCATCCAAGAGCCACGAGCAGCGAAGTATCCCTTGTTGAGGACGTGCTGAAGGTGCCAGCAGATGTGGGCACCGTGAACTTTGGCTCAAGCCTCGTGGGAGCGGGAATAATAGCCAACACCAAGGGCTATCTTGCGGGTAGCGATACCACGGGATTTGAGCTCGGGAGAATCGAGAGGGCTCTCAAGTTTGTGGAATAGAGAGGTGGCGTTATGAAGCCTGTAAAGAGATTTAGGGTAGTGGGAAGCTTCAAGGCTGGAACTGAGTGGGAGAGGTTCACCAAGCTCGTGGAGTGCGAGAACGAGAAGAACGCCATCGAGAAGGTGCTCTCCACCATAGGCAGCAACCACAAGCTCAACAGGAACCTCATCAAGATTCGCGAGGTAGAGGAGGTCTAACATGGTACAGGGTGAACAGGGTGAACAGGGTGCCCCCTCGAAAGAGGAGATAAGTGAGATGTACATCAGGTATCAGCAGCTTCGGGCACAGGCAGAGTCCATGGCCCAGCAGCTCGATATCCTGAGGCTCTCCATTGCCGAGCTTCAGAGGGCGGTGGACGGGCTGGATGCTCTGAAAGAAAAAGGTGGAGCCGAGGTGCTCGTTCCAGTGGGCTCGGGAGCCATGATGAGGGCAACGCTGGAAAGGAGCGATACAGTGGTGGTGAGTATAGGTGCAGGCTTTAGCATAGAGCGACCACTGGATGAGGCCAGGGCATATCTCGAGCGCAGGAAGGAGGCACTCTCGAAGAACTATGAGGCAGGCACCACCACCCTCGCCAGCATCACGAGCCAGATGCAGCAGATTGGCTCGGTGCTCGAAAGATACATGAGAGTATGAGGATGTTCCGCTCGCTAAAGGAGAAGCTAAAGAAGCTAACCTCCTCCCTGGAGGAGGCAGTTGAGGAGGCAGTTGAGAAAGAACCGCCCCGCGTGCCCAAGGTGGGTCTTAGAGATAAAGCCAAAAGCCTGCTCGAGGGCAAGGTGGTGATCTCGGAAGGGGCAGTGGATGATGTGCTGATGGAGCTTCAGCTCCTGCTTTTGGAGAGCGATGTTGCCTTCGATGTGGCAGAGAAGATATGCGCGAGCGTGAAGGAGAGACTGGTGGGCACGAAGAGAGGTATCGGAGAGAGTGTGCACGGGCTCGTGGAGGATGCCCTGAGGCAGGCCATGGAGGAGGTGCTCACCATAGAGCACTTTGATTTCGATGCGTTTGTGAAAGAACACGAAAAGCCCGTGCACATCCTGTTTGTGGGTGTGAACGGCACTGGGAAGACCACCACGATTGCCAAGGTTGCCAAGTACCTCATGGACAGGGGCTATTCAGTGGTGCTCGCTGCTGGAGATACGTTCAGGGCAGGGGCGATACAGCAGCTCCAGACCCATGCGGACAGGCTCGGGGTGAAGCTCATAAAGCATCAGGAGGGGGCAGACCCCGCTGCTGTGCTGTATGATGCACTGGCGTATGCGAGGGCGAAGCACAGGGATGTGGTGCTCTCCGATACTGCGGGCAGGATGCACACCAACGTGAACCTGATGGAGCAGCTCGCAAAGATATGCAGGGTGGCACCCCCTGACCTGACGCTGTTCGTGGATGAGGCAACGGCTGGCAACGATGCGGTGGAGAGAGCAAAGAAGTTTGCCGCCACCACGGGGTTTGATGGCTCCATCCTCACCAAGATAGATGCCGACACCAAAGGTGGGGCTGCAATCTCGATTGCCCACGAGACTGAAAAGCCCATCATCTTTTTGGGCACTGGACAGGGTTACGATGACCTCGTGCCCTTTGATGCCGAGTGGCTTCTCGACAGGATATTTGAGTAGTTTTGGAGGTAGCTATGGAAGGCGAAGGAGCAAAGCTGAGAGGGGCAAGGATATATGTGTTCACGGGAACGGGGGTGGGCAAGACCACCGCTGCCGTGGGCAGAGCCATCAGGTTCGTGGGGGAGGGCAAGAGGGTGGTGATGGTGCAGTTCATGAAGGGCAGGAACAGAACAGGGGAATATCTCATCCAGCAAAGGCTGTATCCAGACTTTCAGGTGTATCAGTGTGGAAGACCCGGATGGGTGGATCTGGAGAACCCCTCCCAGCAGGATAGAGACCTTGCCCACACTGCCCTCGAGAGGGCAAAGGAACTCGCAAAAATCGAGCAGCCAGATATGCTGATACTGGACGAGGTAAACCTCGCATGCCACATTGGGCTCATAGGCGTGGATGAGGTGCTCGAGCTGCTCGATGAGCTTCCAGAGGACATGGCGGTCATCCTGACGGGCAGATATGCGCCCGTGGAGCTCGTGAGGAGGGCAGACGTGGTCTCTGAGATACTGGACATCAAGCACCCCTGAGGCTACGACGCACCCCCCTCTCCCAGCTCCTCTTTGAGCTTTTCTGGCCGGGGCATCTTGTACACGATTGTTCTGTATGGGAACGGAATCTCCACGCCCTCTGCATCGAAGCGCTTCTTTATGGCCTCCCGTATGTCGCATCCAGTGGCAAATGCCGTGGGGCGGTCTCTAACCCAAAAGCCCACCCTCATGACCACAGCGGAATCTGCAAGCTCTATCACTCTCACCCGTATTTCATCATCGCCGTGTGCCAGCCCCCTGCGATACCTTGCGAGCTGCTCGTATCCCATCACGTCTGGATGCCTGCGGGTCTCTTCCAGCATGATTTTCCTCGCGAGGTCTATGTCAGAGTCATAGCTTATCCCCACGTCCACCGTCCAGTACACTGGAGGCTCCCCAATCGTCCAGTTCTGTATCGTCTGCTCGCTGATCACGGCGTTGGGGATGACCAGCCGTTTGTTCTCCCATGTCTGGATGATTGTGTACTGGAGGTTGACATCCTCCACCCTGCCATACTCTCCCTGGATGGTGACGTAGTCTCCTATTCGAAAGGGCTGAAAGACGCTTATTGCCACGCCAGAGAGTAGGTTGCCCACCACCTTCTGGGCAGCAAAGCCCACCACGATGCCGGCAAATCCAGCACCAGCGAGCAGCGTTATTGAGATGGAATTCAGGGAGGGAAAGAGCGAGATGATGAACATGAGGCCCATGAGGTATATGGATAGGACGACTATGCGCCTCATCAGGTTTACCGCCGTGATGTTCACGCCCCGCTCACCCAGCCTATCCACGAGCGCCTCATAGTGTCTGTCGATTGCCTTGGATGCGAGCCTTCCGAGTATGTACATCACTACGAGGCCAATGGCGGCCACTATTAGCCTGAGAACGAGGGTGCCGTTTGCGATATCGGAGATGTAGGCTTCCAGCAGTGATATCATCCCGTTTTTCCCTTGGCTTTTATGTATATAGTCTTTGGCGTGAGCAGCTGCTAAAGGGTTAAGTATCGCTCACGCTCTTTACCACATCATGGGTGCACGAGAGCCCGTTCGCACTTCCCGCGTGGCCATCATCATTCTGAACTGGAACGGCTGGCAGGACACCATCGAGTGCCTCGAGTCCCTCTATCGCATAGACTATCCCTGTTATGATGTGGTAGTGGTGGACAACTGTTCTGTTGATGAATCGGTTGAGATGATAAGGGAGTACTGTGAGGGCAGGATAAAGGTGAACTCGATGTTCTTTGAGCACTCTTGGGAGAACAAGCCCATACACCTCATAGAGTACACCAGAGAGGAGGCAGAGCTTGGAGTGGCAAAGAGCACAGGCTCCATTCCACCATCGAGACGTCTCATACTGATAAAGAACGAGAGGAACTTTGGCTTTGCCGAGGGCAACAACATCGCCATCCGCTATTGCTTAAAGGTGCTAAAGCCAGAATATGTGGTGCTGCTCAACAACGACACCGTCGTGGATGTGCGCTTTTTGAGCGAGCTCGTGAAGGTGGCAGAGCAGGACGAGAGCATCGGAGTGTTGGGGCCCAAGATATACTATTACGATTTTGATGGCAGGAGAGACGTGCTGTGGTTTGCGGGGGGGAAGATTGATGTGTGGAGGGAGATGCTCTATCGCCACGTGGGCATCGGAGAGGTGGATGAGGGGCAGTATGATGAAGTCCGGGATGTGGACTGGATCACGGGCTGTGCCATCATGCTCAGCACAGCGCTGCTTGCCACCCGCCAGCCCACCCGCCAGCTGAACCCAGAGTACTTTTTTGGCAACGAGGATGTGGAGTACTGTGTTGAGGCGAGGCGGGAGGGATACAGGGTGGTGTATGTGCCCTCCTCCAAGGTATGGCACAAGGTGGGCATATCGAGGGGCAAGCGAAAGGAGAGCTTCACATCCATCAGGAACATTCCAGATTACTTCACCCTAATAAGGAGGAACTTCCCCAGATGGGTGTACTACTATCACCTCTTGCTGCTCGGGGCTGTGCTTCCGAGGTGGGCTCTGCTATACCTCATAAGATACAGGGACATGGGCATGCTCATGGACTTTATGCGCAACATGGCAAGGCTCATCAGGGGAAGGTGAGCCCTACTCAAGCCCTACTCATTTAGCAGAACGGCGTTTATAATGCCATCCTGCCCTGGCCTGCTGACCACCTTTGCCTTTCCAATCTCGGTGAGTATTATGCATCCCTTGGTAATGATATTCCTCCTAACATAGTGCTCATTTGCTGGATTTTCGAGCACGTTCTCTATCCTCACCTTTCTGGCTCTGCCATTCTCATCACTCACCACTGCGAACTCTCCTCGAAGCAGCCTGAGCTTGTAGTTGCCTCCCCTTCCCCTTATGCGCTTTCTTCTCTCTGGTGCAAGATGCGTGTGGGTGGGCTCCCTTCCAAGCTCATATTTTCTCTTGCCCCTTGAGAGGATGAGCCTTCCGCCAGTGGGCTTTCTCTTGGACTTGCCTTGCCATTTCATCATACCTCACCTCATCAGCACAGTAATATGAGCGAGCCTTCAAGCTGAGTTATACCTATTAAAGCTTTGCTTCTCGTGAGTGGTACGCTGACCCGCTTACGGATGAGCCAGCTTAA
The sequence above is a segment of the Methermicoccus shengliensis DSM 18856 genome. Coding sequences within it:
- a CDS encoding glycosyltransferase family 2 protein yields the protein MGAREPVRTSRVAIIILNWNGWQDTIECLESLYRIDYPCYDVVVVDNCSVDESVEMIREYCEGRIKVNSMFFEHSWENKPIHLIEYTREEAELGVAKSTGSIPPSRRLILIKNERNFGFAEGNNIAIRYCLKVLKPEYVVLLNNDTVVDVRFLSELVKVAEQDESIGVLGPKIYYYDFDGRRDVLWFAGGKIDVWREMLYRHVGIGEVDEGQYDEVRDVDWITGCAIMLSTALLATRQPTRQLNPEYFFGNEDVEYCVEARREGYRVVYVPSSKVWHKVGISRGKRKESFTSIRNIPDYFTLIRRNFPRWVYYYHLLLLGAVLPRWALLYLIRYRDMGMLMDFMRNMARLIRGR
- a CDS encoding 30S ribosomal protein S8e — its product is MKWQGKSKRKPTGGRLILSRGKRKYELGREPTHTHLAPERRKRIRGRGGNYKLRLLRGEFAVVSDENGRARKVRIENVLENPANEHYVRRNIITKGCIILTEIGKAKVVSRPGQDGIINAVLLNE
- the ftsY gene encoding signal recognition particle-docking protein FtsY; translation: MRMFRSLKEKLKKLTSSLEEAVEEAVEKEPPRVPKVGLRDKAKSLLEGKVVISEGAVDDVLMELQLLLLESDVAFDVAEKICASVKERLVGTKRGIGESVHGLVEDALRQAMEEVLTIEHFDFDAFVKEHEKPVHILFVGVNGTGKTTTIAKVAKYLMDRGYSVVLAAGDTFRAGAIQQLQTHADRLGVKLIKHQEGADPAAVLYDALAYARAKHRDVVLSDTAGRMHTNVNLMEQLAKICRVAPPDLTLFVDEATAGNDAVERAKKFAATTGFDGSILTKIDADTKGGAAISIAHETEKPIIFLGTGQGYDDLVPFDAEWLLDRIFE
- a CDS encoding mechanosensitive ion channel family protein; this encodes MISLLEAYISDIANGTLVLRLIVAAIGLVVMYILGRLASKAIDRHYEALVDRLGERGVNITAVNLMRRIVVLSIYLMGLMFIISLFPSLNSISITLLAGAGFAGIVVGFAAQKVVGNLLSGVAISVFQPFRIGDYVTIQGEYGRVEDVNLQYTIIQTWENKRLVIPNAVISEQTIQNWTIGEPPVYWTVDVGISYDSDIDLARKIMLEETRRHPDVMGYEQLARYRRGLAHGDDEIRVRVIELADSAVVMRVGFWVRDRPTAFATGCDIREAIKKRFDAEGVEIPFPYRTIVYKMPRPEKLKEELGEGGAS
- a CDS encoding cob(I)yrinic acid a,c-diamide adenosyltransferase, with translation MEGEGAKLRGARIYVFTGTGVGKTTAAVGRAIRFVGEGKRVVMVQFMKGRNRTGEYLIQQRLYPDFQVYQCGRPGWVDLENPSQQDRDLAHTALERAKELAKIEQPDMLILDEVNLACHIGLIGVDEVLELLDELPEDMAVILTGRYAPVELVRRADVVSEILDIKHP